From Odontesthes bonariensis isolate fOdoBon6 chromosome 21, fOdoBon6.hap1, whole genome shotgun sequence, a single genomic window includes:
- the apol gene encoding uncharacterized protein apol, which yields MPATRAELQDTLHRYTSDTLSYIHTVRGFCEMFSKWMLWRETELEMMMDIKDRVDQLNINISEVTKSENKGKAFWGYVKNIFTQPTADSRRAELEEELGKVLNGTLEGLEKLDCFLDAVEKLAVTSLHVFTENQVLSLPEEISHDYVQAVITAARNICPLLLEFKREAKAFFLSKLQNVEVLAHQLDKYIQTSKNICEKMEKSCFSDFCLKMTSEAVIDLSVDLSENDMQIMFDHINQLDEIRTDPHFRMVFLFQEESCSDFIKEFDERQPRMLEFLNQLEENAVQLDRMNKGAKISSVAGSSVGAVGGVLSIVGLALIPFTAGVSLALTMTGVGLGVTSGVNSLVTTATEVGVNRTHQKKASEVFQSFMEDVTKLQDCLEEVTRQTVARMEDDNLGVAVGVGKALCKVGTVGKGIDSLVDLTSAAKLLKTEEVVASAGKVMAQEGKALRNIPRVASDIPDVGQAAVKGTLSVSKSARAGLIALNALFLGMDIFFICKDSISLAKGSETEVSQFIRARAALWSSEIDSWRKSRDSLDKGLQTSEKREAVLETPFYLDS from the exons ATGCCTGCAACAAG AGCAGAACTGCAGGACACCCTGCACCGCTACACTTCAGATACCCTCTCCTACATCCACACTGTGAGGGGTTTCTGTGAGATGTTCTCTAAATGGATGCTCTGGAGGGAGACCGAGTTGGAGATGATGATGGACATCAAAGACAGGGTTGATCAACTCAACATCAACATCAGCGAGGTTACCAAGTCAGAGAACAAAGGTAAAGCCTTTTGGGGATATGTGAAGAACATATTCACCCAGCCAACAGCAGACAGCAGGCGAgcagagctggaggaggagctgggTAAGGTGTTAAATGGCACTCTGGAAGGTTTGGAGAAGCTTGACTGCTTCCTGGATGCAGTGGAGAAGCTGGCTGTCAcctctctgcatgtcttcactGAGAACCAGGTATTATCCCTGCCCGAAGAGATCAGCCACGATTACGTTCAGGCTGTCATCACAGCTGCACGAAACATCTGTCCACTTCTCCTGGAGTTTAAAAGGGAAGCGAAAGCCTTCTTCCTTTCCAAACTTCAGAATGTGGAGGTGCTGGCACATCAGCTGGACAAATACATTCAGACCTCCAagaacatctgtgaaaagatgGAGAAAAG CTGCTTCAGTGACTTTTGCCTGAAGATGACCAGTGAAGCTGTGATAGACCTCAGTGTGGATTTGTCTGAAAATGACATGCAAATAATGTTTGATCACATTAATCAGCTCGATGAAATCAG GACGGACCCACACTTCCGGATGGTGTTCTTGTTTCAGGAGGAATCCTGCTCTGATTTCATTAAAGAGTTTGATGAGCGACAACCCAGGATGCTGGAGTTTCTCAACCAGCTGGAGGAGAACGCTGTTCAGCTGGACAGGATGAATAAAGGGGCAAAGATCTCCAGTGTAGCTGGGAGCTCAGTGGGGGCTGTTGGAGGGGTGCTCTCCATTGTTGGTTTGGCACTAATTCCGTTTACAGCAGGAGTGTCTTTGGCTCTGACGATGACCGGTGTTGGGCTGGGAGTTACCAGCGGAGTCAACAGCCTCGTCACCACCGCCACAGAGGTTGGGGTCAACCGTACACACCAAAAGAAAGCCAGTGAAGTCTTCCAAAGCTTCATGGAGGACGTGACGAAACTCCAGGATTGTCTGGAGGAGGTGACCAGACAAACAGTTGCCAGAATGGAAGACGATAACCTAGGTGTGGCTGTGGGAGTAGGCAAGGCGCTTTGTAAAGTTGGCACTGTTGGAAAAGGCATTGATTCACTTGTTGATCTGACTTCGGCTGCTAAGCTGTTAAAAACTGAAGAGGTTGTTGCAAGTGCTGGCAAAGTCATGGCTCAGGAAGGAAAAGCTTTACGCAACATACCCAGGGTGGCTTCGGATATCCCAGATGTTGGTCAAGCAGCAGTTAAAGGGACTCTGTCCGTCTCCAAGTCAGCCAGAGCTGGTTTAATCGCTCTCAATGCTCTCTTCCTCGGCATGGATATCTTCTTCATCTGCAAAGACAGCATCAGTCTGGCCAAAGGAAGCGAGACCGAGGTCTCACAGTTCATCAGAGCcagagctgcactctggagctCAGAGATCGACTCGTGGAGAAAGAGCCGTGACTCTCTGGATAAAGGCCTGCAGACATCAGAGAAAAGGGAAGCTGTCCTGGAGACACCATTTTATCTGGATAGTTAG